One part of the Homo sapiens chromosome 19, GRCh38.p14 Primary Assembly genome encodes these proteins:
- the GPR32 gene encoding probable G-protein coupled receptor 32 has protein sequence MNGVSEGTRGCSDRQPGVLTRDRSCSRKMNSSGCLSEEVGSLRPLTVVILSASIVVGVLGNGLVLWMTVFRMARTVSTVCFFHLALADFMLSLSLPIAMYYIVSRQWLLGEWACKLYITFVFLSYFASNCLLVFISVDRCISVLYPVWALNHRTVQRASWLAFGVWLLAAALCSAHLKFRTTRKWNGCTHCYLAFNSDNETAQIWIEGVVEGHIIGTIGHFLLGFLGPLAIIGTCAHLIRAKLLREGWVHANRPKRLLLVLVSAFFIFWSPFNVVLLVHLWRRVMLKEIYHPRMLLILQASFALGCVNSSLNPFLYVFVGRDFQEKFFQSLTSALARAFGEEEFLSSCPRGNAPRE, from the coding sequence ATGAATGGGGTCTCGGAGGGgaccagaggctgcagtgacaggCAACCTGGGGTCCTGACACGTGATCGCTCTTGTTCCAGGAAGATGAACTCTTCCGGATGCCTGTCTGAGGAGGTGGGGTCCCTCCGCCCACTGACTGTGGTTATCCTGTCTGCGTCCATTGTCGTCGGAGTGCTGGGCAATGGGCTGGTGCTGTGGATGACTGTCTTCCGTATGGCACGCACGGTCTCCACCGTCTGCTTCTTCCACCTGGCCCTTGCCGATTTCATGCTCTCACTGTCTCTGCCCATTGCCATGTACTATATTGTCTCCAGGCAGTGGCTCCTCGGAGAGTGGGCCTGCAAACTCTACATCACCTTTGTGTTCCTCAGCTACTTTGCCAGTAACTGCCTCCTTGTCTTCATCTCTGTGGACCGTTGCATCTCTGTCCTCTACCCCGTCTGGGCCCTGAACCACCGCACTGTGCAGCGGGCGAGCTGGCTGGCCTTTGGGGTGTGGCTCCTGGCCGCCGCCTTGTGCTCTGCGCACCTGAAATTCCGGACAACCAGAAAATGGAATGGCTGTACGCACTGCTACTTGGCGTTCAACTCTGACAATGAGACTGCCCAGATTTGGATTGAAGGGGTCGTGGAGGGACACATTATAGGGACCATTGGCCACTTCCTGCTGGGCTTCCTGGGGCCCTTAGCAATCATAGGCACCTGCGCCCACCTCATCCGGGCCAAGCTCTTGCGGGAGGGCTGGGTCCATGCCAACCGGCCCAAGAGGCTGCTGCTGGTGCTGGTGAGCGCTTTCTTTATCTTCTGGTCCCCGTTTAACGTGGTGCTGTTGGTCCATCTGTGGCGACGGGTGATGCTCAAGGAAATCTACCACCCCCGGATGCTGCTCATCCTCCAGGCTAGCTTTGCCTTGGGCTGTGTCAACAGCAGCCTCAACCCCTTCCTCTACGTCTTCGTTGGCAGAGATTTCCAAGAAAAGTTTTTCCAGTCTTTGACTTCTGCCCTGGCGAGGGCGTTTGGAGAGGAGGAGTTTCTGTCATCCTGTCCCCGTGGCAACGCCCCCCGGGAATGA